The Triticum aestivum cultivar Chinese Spring unplaced genomic scaffold, IWGSC CS RefSeq v2.1 scaffold229402, whole genome shotgun sequence DNA window ACCGCACCTAATTCTGATCTCGTTGTACGAAAGTGGCCTACAATTTTTCGACATAGGGCGGTTCTCATCTACCTTAGTTGCACCTTTCGCGGATACTTTAATAGGATCTTGAACTTCAACTatgttgccttcaccatcgtcTACATATTCAATTGCACAAGTACTAAGATCAGCCGTTTTCTTACTCAAATTTTTCTTTAGCTGATCATACTCATGGCTCTTAGCTATCACGGTCTTCAAACTctcctgtaactgatcccacaaagctGGGTGTTCGCATGCTGCATGCATAGCTTCTGAAGCCaacacactgacctggctatatttcattctttcagCTGCTCCAGTCCATCCAAATCCCAACAGATCACTTGTGCGCCTGgcgggcagtcccaaccttgcgTCTTTCGTGAACCgcacaagaactaaacactttggtatttcaaatatattcaagtacttcagtacatggaatatgtgcttgcaaggtagacccttttgaatcattcttctgcagctgcaccttATAGTTTCTGCGGAATTTACTGGAGTGTACTCCACCCAAAAATGGCTCTTTcggttattcttccaggccacgatgtactgctgtgatccgtctccgagctttatttctacaatctccatgccgCCAATTTTCCTAAGATCagcttgcaacatatagaagtttgctggagtgaagacgtgagaagcagctatctcaagttccctcgagctagtaactgCCACCGGTACACTCTGTGAGGCCGTGCAATCATCTCGTGCCTCATTCTCACGGATACGTACAACGGCgttctcatagtgcaaaatcatatccaccagggtcatttcaccatctaggtggaggtgaaggcatgagtttagactttcactcctctggttgcttgtcatgccaagccaaaaaccctctgtcagataagccgcggcccacagtctcctcttcttatacatccgtctcaaccatgttactgttttttccgactgccatcttttgaaaaacgcgtgccatctctcctcaaacgtggTCGTGGACGTGCTATagtacagaagagttcggaactccttcaaggacttgtgactgaggtgaatcttcatatttttttctatatgccacgtacatatacggtgcTACACGTCTAGCAAGACTTGgcgaattgccttgatcatcgcagcgtcggcgTCCGTGATAACACTCTtcggcatcttttgacacatggacctcaaaaagTCTCCAGCAGCCAAACATATGTCTCTTCGGTctcgtccgaaactatggcacaaGCAAAAACAGTGGTCTTCTGGTGATTGTGGAGACCAACAAacggtatgaatggcataccacaccggttcatcttgtacgtgctgtcaaatacaagcacgtcgccgaagtcctcatagtcatgacgagactgggagtcaCACCAGAACATCCTCTTCATATGTCCTTTCTTGTCTAGCTTGTACTCaaaaaagaagctaggatccctctgtttcctactggccatgatgcctatgACTGTGGCAacatcaccttttgaaagcagcttcctcttctccctggcacaaaggttgtatatttcacgcctggtaaaaccaacaccgccataccatacatgtttgctgatgaacgaatccatcatgtcgtgaattctaatccctgcagctcccatggacaGTATCTCAGCTCtctggtactctttgatttttctgtgggaccaaagaaaaggtacctcgtccggtcctgccaagatatggctatgcttgtcctcaaaattatcaacataccaaaccccacgcttttggtcaagcttcACGCTCAGGTGCGCTTCGAAGTGGCAGCGTGTCTCGGGTCTGAGCCTACGGCTGTGTCCTTCCCCGGTTAGCAACCTGCTATCACATTTTCCTTGTCTGgaacaaacaaaccgcctataacgcatatgaCGTGACTTGGTTTTGGTATACCTGACCttattctttctaatgctgaaaccattTTCTCTAGCATAGCTGTTGCAGAAATCATACACAACATCATGAGACGTAAAAGTCTTTTgtattatctgcatgaacatatccctcttatcatctgcactagcagtatcttggacattcttttTCCCCTCAACttctgtcacctacacaatcatatcatagccatgaaaacagttttctatggtataacattacttccatacaacattcattacatacatacctcactcatgatgaccgGCGATTGCGACTCCCCAGAATCAGGTGCAGCTAATGATTCGACATCAAGGCCTGTCTCCGCGTCTgattcaccgtaatagtcgtacgcattatgacattcggaaatgagCTGAAAAATATAACACAAATACATAAGTACTTATAATATAATATTCCAGGATTTATTCAACTTGCATGAATGCCAACAAAAAATTCCACTTCcatacctgactaatgtaatcCTCATTCGAGATCTCCGAGTTGTTTTCCTCACCATCATCATGCTCATTGTTTTCCTGACCATCATCATGTTCATCCATCTATAAATTTTCAAAATATAATATTGTCAgatgccaccaaaaaattacaacatgataaTGTGACTCACATTAAGATCTTCCAATACGTTCCCATTCTCTGACCTATCTCcacgatctgaattttcatcatctgaccaatcttctatccagtctt harbors:
- the LOC123177011 gene encoding uncharacterized protein, giving the protein MADDELTDMMYDMEFGEVMKDWIEDWSDDENSDRGDRSENGNVLEDLNMDEHDDGQENNEHDDGEENNSEISNEDYISQLISECHNAYDYYGESDAETGLDVESLAAPDSGESQSPVIMSEIIQKTFTSHDVVYDFCNSYARENGFSIRKNKV